Proteins encoded in a region of the Solanum dulcamara chromosome 9, daSolDulc1.2, whole genome shotgun sequence genome:
- the LOC129902047 gene encoding sulfite exporter TauE/SafE family protein 3-like, producing MAGFGGKLKILWPVFSISWSFLLAAIFVSAERSLKQEAIDQNAAELSDADYLSAVVNFLWKPNESGYQHVWPDMKFGWKIVLGSIIGFLGAAFGSVGGVGGGGIFVPMLSLIVGFDPKSSTAISKCMIMGAAVSTVYYNLKLRHPTIAMPIIDYDLAVLIQPMLMLGISIGVTFNVIFADWMVTVLLIVLFLSTSTKAFLRGVETWKKETIVKKEAAAKLLGTNGTGDDAEYKLLPGGPANGGTEKDARGAAEPQVPFMENVCWKEFGLLSFVWVAFLALQIGKNYTSTCSAWYWVVNLLQIPVSVGVSSYEAISLYKGWRKIQSKGDDGTNFRVMQLIAYCCFGILAGMVGGLLGLGGGFIMGPLFLELGVPPQVSSATATFAMMFSSSMSVVEYYLLKRFPVPYALYFVAVATIAAFVGQHVVRRLIFVLGRASLIIFILAFTIFVSAISLGGVGISNMIGKIQRDEYMGFENLCKYAI from the exons ATGGCGGGTtttggaggaaaattgaagatttTGTGGCCAGTGTTTTCGATTTCATGGAGTTTTCTTTTAGCTGCTATTTTTGTATCAGCAGAAAGAAGTTTGAAGCAGGAAGCTATTGACCAAAATGCAGCTGAACTTTCAGATGCAGATTACCTTTCAGCTGTTGTCAACTTCTTATGGAAGCCTAATGAATCTGGTTACCAACATGTTTGGCCG GATATGAAATTTGGATGGAAAATTGTTCTTGGTTCCATAATTGGATTCTTGGGTGCAGCATTTGGGAGTGTAGGTGGTGTTGGTGGTGGTGGCATATTCGTACCCATGCTTAGTCTTATCGTCGGATTTGATCCGAAATCATCTACAGCAATTTCAAAAT GTATGATCATGGGAGCTGCTGTCTCTACTGTTTACTATAACTTAAAGCTCAGGCATCCCACAATTGCCATGCCTATTATCGATTATGACTTGGCTGTGCTCATCCAGCCAATGCTGATGCTTGGCATTAGTATTGGAGTTACTTTCAATGTGATATTTGCAGATTGGATGGTTACGGTTCTGCTAATTGTTCTCTTCCTTA GCACGTCAACCAAGGCCTTTCTAAGAGGGGTTGAGACATGGAAGAAAGAAACTATTGTGAAGAAG GAGGCTGCGGCTAAACTTTTAGGAACAAATG GCACGGGTGATGACGCAGAATACAAGCTCCTTCCTGGCGGTCCAGCCAATGGTGGTACTGAAAAGGATGCCAGGGGTGCGGCTGAACCACAG GTCCCTTTCATGGAGAACGTTTGCTGGAAGGAATTTGGACTTCTCAGTTTTGTTTGGGTTGCATTTCTAGCACTGCAAATTGGAAAG AATTACACATCTACTTGCTCGGCATGGTACTGGGTGGTGAATTTGTTGCAG ATCCCAGTTTCTGTTGGGGTATCTTCATATGAAGCTATTAGCCTGTACAAGGGATGGAGAAAGATTCAATCCAAGGGAGATGATGGCACCAATTTCCGAGTGATGCAACTGATTGCTTATTGCTGCTTTGGAATACTAGCTGGTATGGTTGGTGGACTTCTTGGTCTTGGCGGAGGATTTATCATGGGACCACTGTTTTTGGAGCTGGGTGTCCCTCCTCAG GTCTCAAGTGCCACAGCTACTTTTGCGATGATGTTCTCCTCATCAATGTCCGTGGTGGAGTATTACCTTCTAAAGCGTTTCCCAGTTCCTTATG CTCTCTACTTTGTTGCTGTGGCAACTATTGCTGCTTTCGTTGGGCAACATGTCGTGAGgaggttgatatttgtattaggACGAGCGTCACTTATCATCTTCATCCTTGCCTTCACAATTTTCGTGAGTGCAATATCACTAG GTGGAGTCGGGATCTCAAATATGATTGGGAAGATTCAGCGCGATGAATACATGGGATTCGAGAACCTTTGCAAGTATGCAATTTAA
- the LOC129902807 gene encoding uncharacterized protein LOC129902807: protein MNTATSLFRRLNIRDLVSRTPTYSATSDVSGDGLGLMFKRWATKKTAGSTKNGRDSKPKNLGVKKFGGERVIPGNIIVRQRGTRFHPGNYVGIGKDHTLYALKEGCVKFERHKLSGRKWVHVEPKDGHVLHPVYSSTAAPELNTAT, encoded by the exons ATGAACACTGCAACATCATTATTTAGGAGGTTAAATATCAGAGATCTGGTATCAAGAACACCTACTTATAGTGCCACTAGTG ATGTATCTGGGGATGGATTGGGCTTGATGTTTAAGCGTTGGGCTACGAAAAAGACAGCAGGATCCACAAAGAATGGCCGTGATTCAAAACCAAAGAATCTAGGGGTGAAGAAATTTGGTGGAGAG AGGGTGATACCTGGAAATATTATCGTTCGTCAAAGGGGAACCAGATTCCATCCTGGAAACTACGTTGGAATAGGGAAAGATCACACACTTTATGCTCTGAAAGAAGGTTGTGTAAAGTTTGAGCGCCACAAACTGAGTGGGCGCAAGTGGGTTCATGTTGAGCCCAAGGATGGCCATGTACTTCACCCAGTTTACTCGAGTACTGCAGCTCCTGAGCTCAACACAGCAACTTAA